One window of Vespula pensylvanica isolate Volc-1 chromosome 13, ASM1446617v1, whole genome shotgun sequence genomic DNA carries:
- the LOC122633942 gene encoding PCNA-associated factor-like yields MVRTKADRIPTKAMGAKAPHKIASTSGTKKSNRGKSYSGGNPYHPRETPEWQKPITNFMNQNVTKENDVSSSSKNTENEENNTNDTSIKIDNDEN; encoded by the exons atggtTCGAACAAAAGCAGATCGTATACCTACAAAag ctATGGGAGCTAAAGCACCTCATAAAATTGCGAGTACATCaggaacaaaaaaatcgaatagag gaaAAAGTTATTCTGGTGGAAATCCTTATCATCCAAGAGAAACTCCAGAATGGCAAAAAccaattacaaattttatgaatCAAAACGTAACTAAAGAAAATGATGTTTCATCCTCATccaaa aatACTGAGAATGaggaaaataatacaaatgataCTTCCATTAAGATtgataatgatgaaaattaa
- the LOC122633737 gene encoding cullin-associated NEDD8-dissociated protein 1 — protein sequence MASVSYQIANLLEKMTSSDKDFRFMATNDLMSELQKDSIKLDDDSERKVVKMLLKLLEDKNGEVQNLAVKCLGPLVNKVKEYQVEIIVDALCSNMVSDKEQLRDISSIGLKTVISELPLGSSALVANVCKRITGRLSSAIEKQEDVSVQLEALDIVADLLSRFGALLVTFHSTILTALLPQLSSQRQAVRKRTIVALSHLLTSSNNYLYNKLLDHLLEGLSTQTASNVIRTYIQCIASICRQAGHRFGEQIERVMPLIVGYSNEDDDELREYCLQAFEAFVYRCPKEITPHINQIIKICLVYITYDPNYNYDDDMNDLSDGEGVVMEVEEDGEDDAEDEYSDDDDMSWKVRRAAAKCLEAVVSSRRELLPELYKVVSPALISRFKEREENVKSDIFHAYVALLRQTRPATGVPLDPDAMEDDDGSPISLLQQQVPLIVKAVHRQMKEKSIKTRQDCFSLLKELVLVLPGALTNHIPALIPGIQYSLGEKNSSSNMKIDTLAFVHTLLVTHQPEAFHAHMTVLAPPIISAVGDPFYKITAEALLVLQQLVQVIRPHGKQCYYNFTPLSADIYHCTLMRLRTADIDQEVKERAIACMGQILAHFGDTLSNELHVCLPIFLDRLHNEITRLTTVKALTCIAASPLRVDLKPIMEEAIPILGSFLRKNQRALKLCSLPLLDTLVRNYSSALHFDLLDTVTTELPALLNETDLHIAQLTLNLLTTIAKLHPGSLTRVSDNILPEILVLVKSPLLQGVALSSMLEFFQALVQADIPGLGYRELLSMLVAPVNQSVLHKQAYHSLAKCAAALTITCQQEAQAVVEQFLKDVQNPQSDAQHIFALLVIGEIGKHVDLSGINSLKHIILNSFSSHSEEVKSAASYTLGNIAVGNLPEYLPFVLKEIEAQPKRQYLLLHSLKEIIACQSASPSGVSHLQNFVPSIWMLLYRHCECTEEGTRNVVAECLGKLTLIDPARLLPTLQESLKSPSALMRTTTVTAVKFTISDQPQPIDSMLKQCMENFLVALEDPDLNVRRVALVAFNSAAHNKPMLIRDLLDSVLPHLYTETKIKKELIREVEMGPFKHTVDDGLDLRKAAFECMYTLLDSCLDRLDVFEFLNHVENGLRDHYDIKMLTYLMTARLAQLCPTAVLQRLERLVEPLKSTCTMKVKANSVKQEYEKQDELKRSALRAVAALLTIPDADKNPSLSEFVSQIKTTPELQPLFEIIQKDCTGNNVNETNAMDQS from the exons ATGGCCAGCGTATCTTATCAAATAGCAAATTTATTGGAAAAG atgaCGTCCAGTGATAAAGATTTTAGATTTATGGCAACAAATGATTTGATGAGCGAATTACAAAAGGATAGTATCAAATTGGATGATGATTCTGAACGTAAGGTCGTAAAGATGTTACTTAAATTATTAGAAGACAAAAATGGAGAAGTACAGAATCTTGCTGTGAAatg ttTAGGTCCACTAGtcaataaagtaaaagaatacCAAGTAGAAATTATTGTGGATGCTTTATGTAGTAATATGGTATCTGATAAAGAACAACTAAGGGATATTTCCAGTATTGGATTGAAGACTGTTATTTCTGAACTTCCGTTAGGATCCAGTGCACTTGTTGCTAATGTATGTAAGCGCATTACAGGAAGATTAAGTAGTGCTATTGAGAAA CAAGAAGATGTGTCTGTTCAACTGGAGGCTCTTGATATTGTTGCTGATTTGCTTTCCCGATTTGGAGCTTTACTAGTGACATTTCACTCAACCATTTTAACTGCATTACTACCACAACTTTCTTCCCAACGTCAAGCAGTTCGTAAACGTACCATAGTAGCATTGAGTCATCTCTTAACATCaagcaataattatttatacaacaaACTCTTGGACCATTTACTAGAAGGACTTTCAACACAAACGGCCAGTAATGTTATCAGGACGTATATACAGTGCATTGCATCGatttg tcGTCAAGCGGGACATAGGTTCGGTGAACAAATAGAACGAGTTATGCCATTGATAGTAGGATACAGTAACGAGGACGATGATGAACTTAGAGAATATTGTTTACAAGCTTTTGAAGCTTTTGTATATAGATGTCCTAAAGAAATAACACCACATATTAATCAG atcataaaaatttgtttagtaTACATTACGTATGATCCAAACTACAATTATGATGACGATATGAACGACCTCTCTGATGGGGAAGGAGTTGTTatggaagtagaagaagatggagaagaTGATGCAGAAGATGAATATTCAGATGACGATGACATGAGTTGGAAAGTACGTAGAGCAGCTGCAAAATGTTTGGAAGCGGTAGTATCTAGTAGAAGAGAACTCCTGCCTGAACTTTATAAAGTTGTATCCCCAGCATTAATTTCTAGATTCAAAG aaagggaggaaaatgTGAAGTCAGACATTTTCCATGCTTATGTTGCTTTATTAAGACAAACAAGACCGGCAACTGGTGTGCCACTTGATCCAGACGCGATGGAAGACGATGATGGTAGTCCTATATCCTTGTTGCAACAACAAGTACCTTTAATCGTCAAAGCTGTACATCGtcagatgaaagaaaaaagcataaAAACTCGACaagattgtttttctttgctcAAAGAATTAGTTCTTGTATTACCTGGTGCTCTAACGAATCATATACCTGCATTAATACCAGGCATACAATATTctttaggagaaaaaaattcttcttctaaCATGAAAATTGATACGCTAGCCTTTGTACATACACTTTTGGTAACTCATCAACCTGAAGCATTCCATGCTCACATGACTGTTTTGGCTCCTCCGATTATATCGGCGGTAGGAGatccattttataaaatcacgGCAGAAGCATTATTAGTGTTACAACAGCTTGTACAAGTTATTAGGCCTCATG GTAAACAatgttattacaattttactCCATTGTCTGCCGACATTTATCACTGTACATTAATGAGGTTACGAACAGCAGACATAGATCAAGAAGTTAAAGAAAGAGCGATCGCTTGTATGGGACAAATTCTTGCACATTTTGGTGATACATTATCAAATGAATTGCATGTATGCCTTCCTATATTTTTGGATAGATTACATAATGAAATCACACGCCTCACGACTGTTAAGGCATTAACTTGTATAGCTGCTTCACCTTTAAGAGTGGATTTAAAACCAATTATG gaaGAGGCAATCCCAATTCTTGGATCCttcttaagaaaaaatcaGAGAGCTTTAAAATTATGTTCTTTACCACTTTTGGATACATTAGTACGCAATTACAGTTCTGCTCTACACTTTGATCTTTTAGACACG GTCACAACGGAATTACCTGCTCTGTTAAATGAAACTGACTTACATATTGCACAACTAACACTTAATTTACTCACTACAATCGCGAAATTACATCCGGGTTCATTGACAAGAGTTTCAGATAATATTCTACCAGAGATATTAGTGCTAGTAAAATCACCGCTTCTTCAAG GTGTTGCATTAAGTTCTATGCTTGAGTTTTTCCAAGCATTGGTTCAAGCCGATATACCAGGTCTTGGTTATCGTGAATTACTTTCGATGTTAGTAGCACCGGTTAATCAATCAGTGCTACATAAACAAGCTTATCATTCATTGGCTAAATGTGCTGCTGCTTTGACAATCACGTGTCAACAAGAAGCTCAAGCCGTAgtcgaacaatttttaaagGATGTTCAAAATCCACAGAGCGATGCACAACACATTTTTGCATTGTTGGTTATTGGAGAGATCGGTAAACATGT agacTTAAGTGGAATCAATTCATTGAAACACATTATCTTAAACTCTTTTTCGTCTCACTCAGAAGAAGTTAAATCGGCAGCTAGCTATACTTTAGGGAACATAGCGGTTGGTAATCTTCCTGAATATTTACCATTTGTgctaaaagaaatagaagcaCAACCGAAACGTCAGTATCTTCTTCTACATTCTTTAAAAGAG attattGCATGTCAATCTGCAAGTCCTTCTGGTGTATCgcatttacaaaattttgtaCCATCCATATGGATGCTTTTATACAGACATTGTGAATGTACGGAAGAAGGAACTCGGAATGTTGTCGCAGAATGCCTTGGAAAGCTCACTTTAATCGATCCAGCTAGATTATTACCGACGTTACAAGAGTCTTTAAAATCACCTTCCGCACTTATGAGAACTACAACAGTCACAGCTGTTAAGTTCACTATCTCAGATCAg CCTCAACCTATCGATTCTATGCTAAAACAATGTATGGAAAACTTTTTGGTTGCTTTGGAAGATCCTGATTTGAATGTTCGAAGGGTAGCATTAGTTGCTTTCAATTCAGCAGCACACAACAAACCTATGTTGATCAGAGATTTATTGGATTCTGTGCTGCCACATCTTTACACTGAAACCAAAATAAAg AAAGAACTAATCAGAGAAGTAGAAATGGGTCCGTTCAAACATACAGTAGATGATGGTTTGGATTTAAGGAAAGCAGCATTTGAATGCATGTACACATTATTAGACTCCTGTCTCGATCGATTAGATGTTTTCGAATTCTTAAATCATGTTGAAAATGGTCTTAGAGATCATTATGACATAAAGATGTTAACTTATTTGATGACTGCTCGGTTAGCACAGTTATGTCCAACAGCAGTTTTGCAGA gGTTGGAAAGATTAGTGGAACCATTAAAGAGTACCTGTACTATGAAGGTTAAAGCTAATTCGGTTAAGCAAGAGTATGAAAAACAGGATGAATTGAAACGTTCTGCACTTAGAGCTGTTGCTGCGTTACTTACTATACCAGATGCGG ACAAAAATCCATCGTTAAGTGAATTCGTATCGCAAATCAAGACGACACCAGAATTACAACCATTATTTGAAATCATTCAGAAAGACTGTACTGGCAATAACGTGAATGAAACTAACGCGATGGATCAAAGCTAA
- the LOC122633739 gene encoding transmembrane protein 205, with protein sequence MCVRTLAGNETINPMEIRQEENNTQRQNNNKLQKAKEKYMKIHDEMIARELQVIQERRRVDQFFASDLADDILTASTIKYSVFINVLSRYYEAVQRSQIFKILFYTAQPAHMIMIAAVLFVTSILVPSRDKIYVTNSSRITSFIYLASFVMHFGAQVWMTFVSGLSLYFALPRHTFGEVQRVLFPRYFTINACLSLITLLIFVKHHPIYTWDTELAIQVIGMSGAFFLELLIRLYLTPPLLQLIVQKNALERAAGVGNEIGRHNPGPLKHCPHYLKIHNAFRRVHVSIAMGNMLTMACTVLHLHYIASKLCVL encoded by the exons atgtgcgTCCGTACATTGGCCGGTAACGAAACAATCAATCCAATGGAAATTcgacaagaagaaaataatactcaacgacaaaataacaataaacttCAAAAggctaaagaaaaatatatgaagatTCATGATGAGATGATTGCTAGAGAACTTCAAGTTATTCAAGAACGTCGTAGAGTCGATCAATTTTTTGCATCTGATTTAGCTGACGATATCCTTACTGCTAGTACCATCAAATACAGCGTATTCATAAATGTCCTGTCCAGATATTACGAGGCTGTACAAAGAAGTCAAATTTTTAA aattcttttttatacggcTCAACCAGCACACATGATCATGATAGCAGCTGTTCTCTTTGTGACATCAATTCTAGTACCATCCAGAGACAAGATCTATGTAACTAATTCTTCAAGAATtacatcttttatttatctcgctTCTTTTGTTATGCATTTTGGTGCACAAGTTTGGATGACTTTTGTTTCAG GTCTTTCCTTATATTTTGCACTTCCAAGACACACCTTTGGTGAAGTACAACGTGTACTTTTCCCTCGTTATTTCACTATCAATGCTTGCTTAAGTTTGATCACATTACttatatttgtaaaacatCATCCGATATATACATGGGATACTGAATTAGCTATTCAG GTCATTGGAATGTCAGGAGCGTTTTTTTTGGAACTATTAATACGTCTGTATCTTACACCACCACTTCTGCAACTGATCGTTCAAAAAAATGCTTTAGAACGAGCCGCAGGTGTAGGTAATGAAATCGGCCGACACAATCCTGGTCCTTTGAAGCACTGCCCACACTACCTCAAAATACATAATGCATTTCGACGTGTTCACGTTTCCATTGCGATGGGCAATATGCTTACTATGGCTTGCACggttcttcatcttcattatATTGCAAGCAAATTATGCGTTTTATAA